A genomic region of Trifolium pratense cultivar HEN17-A07 linkage group LG3, ARS_RC_1.1, whole genome shotgun sequence contains the following coding sequences:
- the LOC123916872 gene encoding uncharacterized protein LOC123916872: protein MQTCGISLEDIQPKGHQSVKDGEAVNNASDLSEPPLETRQTESHLESDISTKSLMEIDAVPSGPVNGCQVQKLPVACEGEFTSKQLKVSETDEVSLIKLKATESSVVEWLKNYDEGANLNDILEHFNGSNEDSIVELLSCLECDFLIYKKGNMYRAM, encoded by the exons ATGCAAACCTGTGGAATATCCTTAGAAGACATTCAACCTAAAGGTCACCAGTCTGTCAAAGATGGTGAAGCTGTAAATAATGCTTCAGATTTGTCAGAGCCTCCTCTAGAAACACGGCAAACAGAAAGTCATCTTGAATCTGACATTTCTACCAAAAGTTTGATGGAAATTGACGCAGTACCTTCTGGACCTGTCAATGGTTGCCAGGTACAGAAGCTTCCAGTAGCCTGTGAGGGGGAATTCACAAGTAAACAACTGAAAGTCAGCGAAACAGACGAAGTGagtttaattaaattgaaagcTACAGAGAGTTCTGTTGTAGAGTGGCTGAAGAACTATGATGAAGGG GCTAATTTGAATGATATTTTGGAGCACTTCAATGGATCCAATGAAGATTCCATTGTTGAACTGCTAAGTTGCCTTGAGTGTGACTTTTTGATATATAAGAAAGGTAACATGTACCGGGCTATGTAA
- the LOC123916871 gene encoding deoxyuridine 5'-triphosphate nucleotidohydrolase-like, translating to MDNIIVKKQKTMPNENDVVSSTFIRVKKLSDKAVIPSRGSPLSAGYDLSSAADTKVPARGKALIPTDLSIAIPEGTYARVAPRSGLTWKHSIDVGAGVIDADYRGPVGVILFNHSDVDFEVKVGDRVAQLIIQEIITPEVSEVMDLDSTVRGEGGFGSTGV from the exons ATGGATAACattattgtcaaaaaacaaaaaactatgcCTAACGAAAACGACGTCGTCTCATCCACTTTTATCAGAGTCAAGAAACTCTCCGACAAAGCCGTTATACCTTCCAGAGGTTCCCCTCTCTCCGCCGGCTATGATCTTTCCAGCGCCGCCGATACAAAAGTTCCGGCACGTGGCAAAGCTCTGATTCCCACCGATCTCTCAATCGCCATCCCTGAAGGAACCTATGCTCGTGttg CGCCGCGATCGGGATTGACATGGAAGCATTCGATTGATGTTGGTGCTGGAGTGATTGATGCTGATTACAGAGGACCTGTTGGGGTTATACTGTTTAATCATTCTGATGTTGATTTTGAAGTGAAAGTTGGTGATAGAGTTGCTCAGTTGATTATTCAGGAGATTATTACTCCTGAAGTTTCTGAGGTTATGGATTTGGATTCTACTGTTAGAGGTGAAGGTGGTTTTGGATCTACTGGTGTTTga